One stretch of Tepidibacter hydrothermalis DNA includes these proteins:
- a CDS encoding ABC transporter permease gives MKIAISQNRLYTMISIVSIIVLWKFLYVLLDNPIMIPSPEVTALEFIKIIKSQNFIIIVTATLTRVIIGFLISFISALILGILSGFFKPIYYLLRPIIVIQKATPTMAIILLAIIWLKSELAPILVGFLIIFPIIYSTVIQGIDSVDVKLIEMAKVYKLSRSAVMKNIYIPSIKSSLMSVASSTIGLNLKVIIAAEVLSQPSVSIGTSFQIEKSNLNTAGVFAWALITIIIAGGFDFIIKLLKSHMKN, from the coding sequence ATGAAGATTGCTATTTCACAAAATAGATTGTATACGATGATTTCCATAGTGTCTATTATAGTGCTATGGAAATTTCTTTATGTATTGTTAGATAACCCTATAATGATACCATCACCTGAAGTTACTGCTTTGGAATTTATAAAGATAATTAAATCTCAAAATTTTATTATAATAGTTACGGCTACTTTAACTAGAGTGATAATTGGATTTTTAATATCATTTATATCTGCATTAATCTTAGGTATTTTATCTGGATTTTTTAAACCTATATATTATTTATTAAGACCTATTATAGTTATTCAAAAGGCAACTCCAACTATGGCGATAATACTTCTTGCTATAATATGGTTAAAGTCGGAATTGGCACCTATTTTAGTTGGGTTTTTAATAATATTTCCTATTATATATTCTACAGTTATACAAGGAATTGATAGTGTTGATGTAAAGCTTATAGAAATGGCTAAAGTGTATAAGTTAAGCAGATCAGCTGTTATGAAGAATATATACATACCATCTATAAAGTCTTCTTTGATGTCTGTTGCATCATCAACCATAGGACTGAATTTAAAGGTAATAATAGCAGCTGAAGTTTTGAGTCAACCAAGTGTTTCTATTGGAACTAGCTTTCAAATAGAAAAATCGAACCTAAATACGGCAGGAGTATTTGCATGGGCTTTAATTACTATAATTATAGCTGGAGGCTTTGATTTTATAATAAAGCTATTAAAATCGCATATGAAAAATTGA
- a CDS encoding ABC transporter substrate-binding protein, which yields MRKILSLIVSIIMILVLTVGCTNTNEEVKKESKSLDIKVATPAGTPTLSMIKMFKENPSIGDNISVSYESVKATDILTSKILSKEADIFIVPTNLAANLYNKDSGYKIAASTVWGTFYLVGNEEISNWEDLKGKEIDMIGRGLTPDAIFRYLLTKNNIDPDKDVKLNYFGGASELATNFISGKSNLSLMPEPMLTKVLTKRHNSKVVIDLQEEWQIATKLDSSYPQASIIVSEELIKKNPDAVKTFLSEYEKSINWMNENPSEAGKYYEELDMGINKVIIEKSIKRCNIKYVSANDAKEAIDKYLNVLFEYNPKLVGGKLVDEDCYFTK from the coding sequence ATGAGAAAAATTTTAAGTTTGATAGTTAGTATAATCATGATTTTAGTTTTAACTGTAGGTTGCACAAATACTAATGAAGAGGTAAAAAAAGAAAGTAAATCTTTAGATATTAAGGTTGCTACACCTGCAGGTACACCTACTCTTAGTATGATTAAGATGTTTAAGGAAAATCCATCTATAGGAGATAATATAAGTGTGTCTTATGAAAGTGTTAAAGCTACTGATATTTTAACTTCTAAAATATTATCTAAGGAAGCGGATATATTTATCGTGCCTACTAATTTAGCTGCTAATTTATATAATAAGGATTCTGGATATAAAATAGCCGCATCTACTGTATGGGGAACTTTCTATTTAGTTGGAAATGAAGAAATATCTAATTGGGAAGATCTTAAGGGAAAAGAGATAGATATGATAGGAAGAGGATTAACTCCAGATGCTATATTTAGATATTTACTTACTAAAAATAATATAGATCCTGATAAAGATGTAAAGTTAAATTATTTTGGAGGAGCTTCTGAACTTGCTACAAACTTTATTTCAGGAAAAAGCAATTTGTCATTAATGCCAGAACCTATGCTTACTAAGGTTTTGACTAAGAGACATAATAGCAAGGTTGTTATAGATTTACAAGAAGAGTGGCAAATAGCTACTAAGTTAGATTCAAGTTATCCTCAAGCATCTATAATAGTAAGTGAAGAATTAATAAAAAAGAATCCTGATGCTGTTAAAACTTTTTTAAGCGAGTATGAAAAATCTATAAATTGGATGAATGAAAATCCTAGTGAAGCTGGAAAATACTATGAAGAATTAGATATGGGTATTAATAAAGTAATAATAGAAAAGTCAATTAAAAGATGTAATATAAAGTATGTAAGTGCTAATGATGCAAAAGAGGCTATAGATAAGTATTTAAATGTGTTATTTGAATATAATCCTAAGCTTGTCGGAGGTAAACTTGTAGATGAAGATTGCTATTTCACAAAATAG
- a CDS encoding ABC transporter ATP-binding protein, whose amino-acid sequence MICKLKGIYKRFDNLDVLNKLDLDINKEEIICIVGPSGCGKSTILNIISGLIEPDKGDIISNLDSVGYVFQEDRLLPFKTVYENIAIVDKEKNHEKIMELINDVGLNGFEHSYPNKLSGGMRQRCSIARAFYFNCEILLMDEPFKSLDYNLKVNMIEYLIKLWDKSKSSIVFVTHNIDEAVLLGSRVVVLSNRPTSILKTFNIDIHQSKRSLTNEYITNLRNEIIDILSISNNEGE is encoded by the coding sequence ATGATTTGTAAACTAAAAGGAATATACAAAAGATTTGATAATTTAGATGTTTTAAATAAATTAGATTTAGATATAAATAAAGAAGAAATTATTTGTATAGTAGGTCCATCGGGATGCGGTAAATCTACAATTTTGAATATTATTTCTGGATTAATTGAGCCTGATAAAGGAGATATAATAAGTAATTTGGATAGTGTAGGATATGTTTTTCAAGAGGATAGGTTGTTACCTTTTAAAACGGTCTACGAAAATATAGCTATTGTAGATAAGGAAAAAAATCATGAAAAAATAATGGAGTTAATAAATGATGTTGGGCTTAACGGATTTGAACACTCATATCCAAATAAGCTCAGTGGTGGAATGAGACAAAGATGCTCAATAGCTAGAGCATTTTATTTTAATTGTGAAATTCTCTTAATGGACGAGCCTTTTAAATCATTAGATTATAATCTTAAAGTTAATATGATAGAATATCTAATAAAATTATGGGACAAGTCTAAAAGTTCAATAGTGTTTGTAACTCATAATATAGATGAGGCAGTTTTATTGGGAAGTAGAGTCGTAGTTTTGTCAAATAGGCCTACTAGCATTTTAAAAACTTTTAATATTGATATTCATCAAAGTAAAAGAAGCTTAACTAATGAGTATATTACAAATTTGAGAAATGAAATAATTGACATATTGTCAATTTCAAATAATGAGGGGGAGTAA
- a CDS encoding YdcF family protein: MKKTLITKIIKIIALILISSFIMIEGLIIINGQENKEYDVDYLVVLGSGLWGDVLSPTLLGRMNTALEFIENNPNTKIVVCGGQGRGENMPEAEAMRDYLVLNGVDESKIIQEDKSTSTLENLKFAKNILEELDGKKNHKIMIVTNEFHLFRSKFIAKRLGFTPYGMPSKTITSIAPKYFIREYFAVIKSFIFDR; encoded by the coding sequence ATGAAAAAAACATTAATAACAAAAATAATTAAAATAATAGCTTTAATATTAATATCTTCTTTTATTATGATTGAAGGACTTATCATAATTAATGGACAAGAAAATAAAGAATATGATGTTGATTATTTAGTAGTTTTGGGATCAGGTCTTTGGGGTGATGTTTTATCTCCTACATTATTAGGACGAATGAATACAGCTTTAGAATTTATAGAAAATAATCCCAATACTAAAATAGTTGTTTGCGGAGGTCAGGGCAGAGGCGAAAATATGCCTGAAGCTGAAGCTATGAGAGACTACTTAGTTTTAAATGGAGTGGATGAAAGTAAAATTATACAAGAAGATAAGTCTACAAGTACACTAGAAAATTTAAAATTCGCAAAAAACATTCTTGAAGAATTAGATGGTAAAAAAAATCATAAAATTATGATTGTTACAAATGAATTTCATTTATTTAGATCTAAGTTTATAGCTAAAAGATTAGGATTTACTCCTTATGGTATGCCCTCTAAAACAATAACTAGCATAGCTCCTAAATATTTTATAAGAGAGTACTTTGCCGTTATAAAATCATTTATTTTTGATAGATAA
- a CDS encoding methyl-accepting chemotaxis protein, whose amino-acid sequence MKKISDKIILLTIFISILTTLFIGGSNIYSMKKTNNNMMKLIEISAREDYDAMIKEQVDSVISMLDSIYSKYERGEITLEEAKKQGADIVRDVRYGEEGYFWIDTYDGENIVLLGKDVEGTNRMNLQDSTGKYIVQEIIDNGLKEGGGYTDYFFPKKGEEKSSPKRAYSRGFKPFEWVIGTGNYTDDIDEFILQKNNLLEKQVEKSIQVTIVLSVVVLLICIILSLYFAKKIANPILVITDLVNKTANLDLAYDKNFEKILEYKDETGIISKAVANLRKELRLIVGMLKENSSEVLDRSYGISTSTNEIVGGIESVNMSMEELASGSRDQAEEAQMSVTNLQKLAKEINDSVSISEKVKEDTDKSKKANVEGIKNMKVLVEKFKETTKANEEVAQNVDILADKSNSIGQIVSAIEDIAEQTNLLALNAAIESARAGEAGRGFAVVADQIRKLAEQTGLSTKKISDMIEEIQSQVGEVKTNIGKGQDINKEAIVSMQESERSFKSIDETIENMAKNIENLAENINLVNKDKDEVVASIEGISAITEQSSASTEMVLCSMEEQSSIIQDISSSANDLKNVANTLDEVVKKFNL is encoded by the coding sequence ATGAAAAAGATAAGCGACAAAATAATATTATTGACAATTTTTATATCTATACTCACAACATTATTTATAGGTGGAAGCAATATATACTCAATGAAAAAAACAAATAATAATATGATGAAACTAATTGAAATATCAGCAAGAGAAGATTATGATGCAATGATTAAAGAACAGGTTGATAGTGTTATATCTATGTTAGACAGCATATATAGTAAATATGAAAGAGGAGAAATAACATTAGAAGAAGCTAAAAAGCAAGGTGCTGATATAGTTAGAGATGTTAGATATGGAGAAGAAGGATACTTTTGGATAGATACATATGATGGTGAAAATATTGTTTTGCTTGGAAAAGATGTAGAGGGAACTAACAGAATGAATCTACAGGATTCAACTGGAAAGTACATAGTACAAGAAATTATAGATAATGGATTAAAAGAAGGTGGAGGATATACAGATTATTTTTTTCCTAAGAAAGGAGAAGAAAAATCATCTCCAAAACGTGCTTATAGTAGAGGGTTTAAACCGTTTGAATGGGTAATTGGAACAGGCAATTATACAGATGATATAGATGAGTTTATTTTACAAAAAAACAATCTTTTAGAAAAACAAGTTGAAAAGAGCATTCAAGTAACTATAGTACTATCGGTAGTAGTATTGTTAATATGTATTATTTTGTCCTTATATTTTGCTAAGAAGATAGCTAATCCTATTTTAGTAATAACAGATCTTGTAAATAAAACTGCTAATTTGGATTTAGCTTATGATAAGAACTTTGAAAAAATACTTGAATACAAGGATGAGACTGGTATTATATCTAAAGCAGTAGCTAATTTGAGAAAAGAACTTAGGTTAATTGTAGGTATGTTAAAAGAAAATTCGAGTGAAGTTCTAGATCGTTCATATGGAATATCAACTTCTACAAATGAAATAGTAGGGGGAATAGAAAGTGTGAATATGTCTATGGAAGAATTAGCATCTGGATCACGTGATCAGGCTGAGGAAGCTCAAATGAGTGTAACAAACCTTCAAAAGCTTGCAAAGGAAATTAATGATTCTGTATCTATTTCTGAAAAAGTTAAAGAAGATACTGATAAGTCAAAGAAGGCAAATGTTGAAGGAATAAAGAATATGAAAGTATTAGTAGAGAAGTTTAAAGAGACAACAAAGGCGAATGAAGAAGTAGCTCAGAATGTAGATATTCTTGCGGATAAATCTAATTCTATTGGACAGATAGTAAGTGCTATTGAAGATATAGCAGAACAAACAAATCTTTTAGCTTTAAATGCAGCTATAGAATCTGCAAGAGCAGGAGAGGCTGGAAGAGGGTTTGCAGTTGTAGCTGATCAAATAAGAAAATTAGCAGAACAAACAGGTTTATCCACAAAGAAAATAAGTGATATGATAGAAGAAATTCAAAGTCAAGTAGGGGAAGTTAAGACAAACATTGGTAAGGGTCAGGATATAAATAAAGAAGCTATTGTATCTATGCAAGAATCTGAAAGATCATTCAAAAGTATAGATGAAACTATAGAAAATATGGCGAAGAATATAGAGAATTTGGCTGAAAATATAAATCTTGTTAATAAAGATAAGGATGAGGTTGTAGCTTCAATTGAAGGTATATCAGCTATAACGGAACAATCAAGTGCATCTACTGAAATGGTTTTATGTTCTATGGAAGAGCAAAGTAGTATAATACAGGATATATCAAGTAGTGCTAATGATTTAAAAAATGTAGCTAATACATTAGATGAAGTAGTTAAAAAATTTAATTTGTAG
- a CDS encoding DEAD/DEAH box helicase, protein MTLNFKDYNLSDEILKAIDRLNYTSPTEVQQKVIPIALKGRDVVVKSQTGSGKTASFAIPICDKVDWEENKPQALVVTPTRELAIQVREEFFNIGRFKRLKVSEVYGQFSFRRQEKELKQKTHIVVGTPGRLIDHMERGTIDLSMIKYLVIDEADEMLNMGFIEQIEAIIEKLPKNRITMLLSATIPKDIQNLCRSYMKDYEQIEIETQNLTVDKIDQERYSIDEEDKFEFLKDILVVENPDRCMIFCNTKKMVDELCDNLYPWMKSCSKIHGGMEQQDRSSVMNDFRKGKFRHLIATDVAARGIDIDGITHVINYDTPEDKEDYVHRIGRTARASKSGKSITFVTENDMKFIDVIQKYINKKIQPKEHPDKLTVDEGTDAFNEKNSTKLDMGPLKSEKVSEGIMKLHINAGKKTKMRPVDIVGTLCNVDGMTAADIGIINIIDVSTFVEILNGKGEMVYNALQGRPIKGRVRRVSKCDE, encoded by the coding sequence ATGACATTAAATTTTAAAGATTATAACTTGAGCGATGAAATATTAAAAGCTATAGATAGATTAAACTATACATCACCTACTGAAGTTCAACAAAAAGTAATTCCAATAGCACTTAAAGGAAGGGATGTTGTAGTTAAATCTCAAACAGGAAGTGGAAAAACAGCATCATTTGCAATCCCTATATGTGACAAGGTTGATTGGGAGGAGAATAAGCCACAGGCTTTAGTTGTTACTCCAACAAGAGAGCTTGCAATTCAAGTACGAGAAGAGTTTTTTAATATAGGTAGATTTAAAAGACTTAAGGTATCAGAAGTATATGGACAGTTCTCATTTAGAAGACAGGAAAAAGAACTTAAGCAAAAAACACATATAGTAGTAGGAACTCCAGGAAGATTGATAGATCATATGGAAAGAGGAACTATAGATTTATCTATGATTAAATATTTAGTAATAGATGAAGCGGATGAAATGTTAAATATGGGATTCATAGAACAGATTGAAGCTATAATAGAAAAACTTCCTAAAAATAGGATAACTATGCTGCTTTCTGCAACTATTCCTAAGGACATACAAAATCTGTGTAGATCATATATGAAAGATTACGAGCAAATAGAAATTGAAACTCAAAATTTAACTGTTGATAAAATAGATCAAGAAAGATACTCTATAGACGAAGAAGATAAATTTGAATTTTTAAAGGATATTTTGGTTGTTGAGAATCCAGATAGATGTATGATATTTTGTAATACAAAAAAAATGGTTGATGAGCTTTGTGATAATCTATATCCTTGGATGAAGTCTTGTAGCAAAATTCATGGTGGAATGGAACAACAAGATAGAAGTTCAGTTATGAATGACTTTAGGAAAGGTAAATTCAGACACTTAATAGCTACAGATGTTGCAGCTAGAGGTATTGATATAGATGGGATAACTCATGTTATAAATTATGATACACCTGAGGATAAGGAAGATTATGTTCATAGAATAGGAAGAACTGCTCGTGCAAGTAAATCAGGTAAGTCTATTACTTTTGTAACAGAAAATGATATGAAATTTATAGATGTTATACAAAAGTATATAAATAAGAAAATACAACCTAAAGAACATCCAGATAAGCTTACTGTTGATGAAGGTACAGATGCTTTTAATGAAAAAAATAGTACAAAATTAGATATGGGTCCATTAAAGAGCGAAAAAGTAAGTGAAGGAATTATGAAACTTCATATAAACGCAGGTAAAAAAACTAAGATGCGTCCAGTTGATATAGTTGGAACTCTTTGTAATGTAGATGGAATGACTGCTGCTGATATAGGTATTATAAATATAATAGATGTTTCTACTTTTGTGGAGATATTAAATGGAAAAGGAGAAATGGTTTATAATGCTCTTCAGGGTAGACCTATTAAGGGAAGGGTTAGAAGAGTTAGTAAGTGTGATGAATAA
- a CDS encoding aspartate kinase: MKNIVVQKYGGSSVGSIDRIKNVAKQVVKAKHENNKVVVVVSAMGNTTNELIEKAIKINKNPSSREMDMLLSTGEQMSIALLAMAIQELNEDVISLNGYQCKIITDDKHKKARISDIDTTRIKNELQKGKIVIVAGFQGVSQNNDITTLGRGGSDTTAVALAAILNATKCEIYTDVDGVYTSDPRIVKGAKLLEKISYDEMLELASLGAKVLHPRCVELARKYNVALVVKSSFNECKGTEVVEVNKVENVLVRGVSLDEKIAKVSILEVPDEPGISYQLFDILSKYNIQVDMIIQNVNRENVNDISFTVNTEDLKEVQRISNELKDKINAKDIVTDESVSKISVVGIGISGSSNVASAFFRNLYELGVNIQMISTSEIKISCIIDKKKGREALEYVNQKFRLCSDNYVFEEKVV; encoded by the coding sequence ATGAAAAATATAGTTGTTCAAAAGTATGGAGGAAGTTCTGTAGGATCAATAGATAGGATAAAGAATGTAGCAAAACAAGTTGTAAAAGCAAAACATGAAAATAATAAAGTAGTTGTTGTAGTATCTGCTATGGGAAATACTACAAATGAGTTGATTGAAAAAGCTATAAAAATAAATAAAAATCCATCAAGTAGAGAAATGGATATGCTTTTATCAACTGGGGAGCAAATGTCCATAGCACTTCTTGCCATGGCTATACAAGAATTAAATGAGGATGTTATATCATTAAACGGATATCAGTGTAAAATAATAACTGATGATAAGCACAAAAAAGCTAGAATTAGTGATATAGATACTACAAGGATAAAGAATGAACTACAAAAAGGAAAGATAGTTATAGTAGCTGGATTTCAGGGAGTATCACAAAACAATGATATAACTACACTTGGCAGAGGTGGTTCAGATACAACAGCAGTTGCATTAGCAGCTATATTAAATGCAACTAAATGTGAGATTTACACTGATGTAGATGGAGTATATACATCAGATCCTAGAATTGTAAAAGGTGCAAAACTGCTTGAAAAAATTTCATACGATGAAATGTTAGAACTTGCAAGCCTTGGAGCTAAAGTTCTTCATCCTAGATGTGTAGAACTTGCTAGAAAATACAATGTGGCACTTGTAGTAAAATCAAGTTTTAATGAATGTAAGGGTACAGAGGTTGTGGAGGTGAATAAGGTGGAAAATGTATTGGTAAGAGGGGTTTCTTTAGATGAAAAGATAGCTAAGGTTTCAATACTTGAAGTTCCAGATGAACCAGGTATTTCATATCAATTATTTGATATTTTATCAAAGTATAATATACAGGTTGATATGATAATACAAAATGTAAATAGAGAGAATGTAAATGATATTTCTTTTACTGTAAATACTGAGGACTTAAAAGAAGTTCAAAGAATATCAAATGAACTTAAAGATAAAATTAATGCTAAAGATATAGTTACAGATGAATCTGTTTCAAAAATATCAGTAGTAGGAATTGGAATATCGGGGAGTTCTAATGTTGCATCTGCTTTCTTTAGAAATCTTTATGAATTAGGGGTTAACATACAGATGATAAGTACATCAGAAATAAAGATATCTTGTATAATAGATAAGAAAAAAGGAAGAGAAGCTTTAGAATATGTGAATCAAAAATTTAGATTGTGTAGTGATAATTATGTATTTGAAGAAAAGGTTGTTTAA
- a CDS encoding homoserine dehydrogenase: MIKIGLLGFGTVGTGVYEIINNTENNLRILLNKEIEVSKILVSDINKKRNVVVSKDILTQDPLDILENPEIDIVVEVMGGIDKAYEYMCLAFKNNKHVVTANKAVVSKYIDKLLDLANKYDRGFLFEASVGGGIPIIKPLKQSARINNISNVRGILNGTTNFILTKMCDENLSFDEALNIAQELGYAEADPTDDIEGYDVKRKLAILSSIAFNNKTDVDSIMCRGISSINKVDIKMFKKLGLVSKLVGSAVSNDNNYSASVEPILLNENSTFTTVKDAFNIVSITGNVIGELQFYGQGAGKNPTANAVVSDIFDIVTGQYKRDDFVQNGKLISADIDLFKGRYYIRVSPSNKNDVSKILKLMDLDKLKYEILSMNEDLIVITDVINADKIEQFVSKLNILEKEYCYMRIEGDIMNLKYEAK; encoded by the coding sequence ATGATAAAAATAGGGCTTTTAGGTTTTGGAACAGTGGGAACTGGAGTATACGAAATTATAAATAATACTGAAAATAATTTGAGAATACTTTTAAACAAAGAAATCGAGGTAAGTAAGATATTAGTTAGTGACATAAATAAAAAAAGGAATGTGGTTGTATCAAAAGATATATTAACACAAGATCCTTTAGATATATTAGAAAATCCTGAAATTGATATTGTTGTTGAGGTTATGGGAGGAATTGATAAGGCTTATGAATATATGTGTCTTGCTTTTAAAAATAATAAGCATGTTGTAACTGCCAATAAAGCTGTTGTTTCAAAATATATAGATAAACTTTTAGATCTTGCTAATAAGTATGACAGAGGATTTTTATTTGAGGCAAGTGTTGGTGGGGGAATACCTATTATTAAACCTTTAAAACAAAGTGCTAGAATTAATAATATAAGCAATGTTAGAGGAATATTAAATGGAACAACAAATTTTATTTTGACAAAAATGTGTGATGAAAATTTAAGTTTTGATGAGGCTTTGAATATAGCTCAAGAACTAGGTTATGCAGAAGCAGATCCAACTGATGATATAGAAGGGTATGATGTTAAAAGAAAGCTTGCTATATTATCATCTATAGCTTTCAATAATAAAACAGATGTAGATAGCATTATGTGTAGAGGGATAAGCTCTATAAATAAAGTTGATATTAAGATGTTTAAGAAGTTAGGACTTGTATCAAAGTTGGTAGGAAGTGCTGTTTCAAATGATAATAACTATTCAGCAAGTGTTGAGCCGATACTTTTAAATGAAAATTCTACTTTTACAACTGTTAAAGATGCGTTTAATATAGTATCTATTACAGGAAATGTAATAGGGGAATTACAATTTTATGGTCAAGGTGCAGGTAAGAATCCTACTGCAAATGCAGTTGTTTCAGATATATTTGATATTGTAACTGGTCAATATAAGAGAGATGATTTTGTACAAAATGGAAAGTTAATATCTGCTGATATAGATTTATTTAAAGGAAGATATTATATAAGGGTTAGTCCTAGCAATAAGAATGATGTGTCAAAGATTTTAAAACTTATGGATTTAGATAAATTGAAATATGAAATACTTAGCATGAATGAAGATTTGATAGTTATTACTGATGTTATAAATGCTGATAAAATAGAGCAGTTTGTAAGCAAATTAAATATTCTTGAGAAAGAATACTGTTATATGAGAATTGAAGGAGATATTATGAATTTAAAATATGAGGCTAAATGA
- a CDS encoding GNAT family N-acetyltransferase, translated as MIRKAVLSDLDNIMEIIKETIKEMHSYNNYQWDDNYPKSKDFANDIEKGDLYVEDMNGQVCGFICVNYLEPDEYNGLNWSVNEKAMVIHRMAVDSRFRKKGIGTSLMKFAEELAINNGSKYLKTDTYSLNTKMNTLFKKLEFKLIGEMSFLGKEKPFYCYDKLLSISK; from the coding sequence ATGATAAGAAAAGCAGTGTTAAGTGATTTGGACAATATTATGGAAATTATAAAAGAAACGATAAAAGAAATGCACTCTTATAATAATTATCAATGGGATGATAATTATCCAAAATCTAAAGATTTTGCTAATGATATTGAAAAAGGTGATTTATATGTTGAAGATATGAATGGACAAGTTTGTGGATTTATATGCGTTAACTATTTAGAGCCAGACGAATATAACGGATTAAATTGGTCTGTTAATGAAAAAGCTATGGTTATTCATAGAATGGCAGTTGATTCTAGATTTAGAAAAAAAGGAATAGGTACAAGTTTAATGAAATTTGCTGAAGAATTAGCAATAAATAATGGATCAAAATATCTAAAGACAGATACTTATTCACTAAATACAAAAATGAATACATTGTTTAAAAAACTTGAATTTAAATTGATTGGAGAAATGAGTTTTCTAGGAAAAGAAAAGCCTTTTTATTGTTATGATAAACTATTAAGTATATCTAAATAG
- a CDS encoding MarR family winged helix-turn-helix transcriptional regulator, producing MNPIIKLDSHVLREVGTLSRTIHAISDMKFKELNLQKGQFIFLTRICENPGISLIQLSILLKVDKTTTTKAVQKLMNEGYINKEKDEKDKRIYRLFPTKEVFDIYNDVIEEENRNIKICFKNFTDEEKSIVYELIKKMKENIDSNWHELKNYKE from the coding sequence GTGAACCCTATCATTAAGTTAGACAGTCATGTTTTAAGAGAAGTAGGAACATTATCTAGAACTATTCATGCAATAAGTGATATGAAATTCAAAGAACTTAATTTACAAAAAGGCCAGTTTATATTTCTAACTCGTATATGTGAAAATCCAGGTATTAGTCTTATTCAATTATCAATATTATTAAAAGTAGATAAAACAACAACTACTAAAGCTGTTCAAAAACTAATGAATGAAGGATATATAAATAAAGAAAAAGATGAAAAAGATAAAAGAATATATCGATTATTTCCTACTAAAGAGGTTTTTGATATATATAATGATGTTATTGAGGAAGAAAATAGAAATATAAAAATTTGTTTTAAAAATTTTACGGATGAAGAAAAATCGATAGTATATGAATTAATAAAAAAAATGAAAGAAAATATTGACTCTAACTGGCATGAATTGAAAAATTATAAGGAGTGA
- the nadC gene encoding carboxylating nicotinate-nucleotide diphosphorylase: MNWLIADEIIKNALIEDGVYGDISTNSIVSKSSLCSVELIVKENGVIAGLDVFKRVFDLLGNVEVEFNVKDGEKVENKQVIGIIKGNTMNVLKGERIALNFLQRMSGIATITNRMVEKLYGTKAKLLDTRKTTPNLRIFEKYSVKAGGGCNHRFSLSDGVMLKDNHIQAAGGIKNAVKLAKENTSFVRKIEVEVESIEEVKEALESGVDIIMLDNMSIENMKEAVRIIDGKAITEASGNVSIDKIKSIAETGVDYISCGALTHSVKALDISMKNLIIKK, encoded by the coding sequence ATGAATTGGTTAATTGCTGATGAGATTATCAAGAATGCATTAATAGAGGACGGGGTATATGGAGATATTTCAACAAATTCAATAGTAAGTAAGTCTAGCTTATGTTCAGTAGAGTTGATAGTAAAGGAAAATGGTGTTATTGCAGGTTTAGATGTTTTTAAAAGAGTATTTGATTTATTAGGAAATGTTGAGGTTGAATTTAATGTTAAAGATGGGGAAAAGGTTGAAAATAAGCAGGTTATAGGTATCATAAAAGGAAATACAATGAATGTTCTTAAAGGTGAAAGAATAGCTCTAAATTTTTTACAAAGAATGAGCGGAATAGCAACAATAACAAATAGAATGGTAGAAAAATTATATGGAACAAAAGCAAAACTTTTAGATACAAGAAAGACGACTCCAAATCTAAGAATTTTTGAAAAGTATTCAGTTAAAGCTGGAGGAGGATGCAACCATAGATTCAGTTTATCAGATGGTGTTATGCTCAAGGATAACCATATACAAGCAGCTGGAGGAATAAAAAATGCTGTAAAGCTTGCAAAAGAAAACACATCTTTTGTTAGAAAAATTGAAGTTGAAGTTGAAAGTATAGAAGAAGTTAAAGAAGCTTTAGAATCAGGGGTAGACATAATAATGTTAGATAATATGAGTATAGAAAATATGAAAGAAGCTGTTAGAATAATTGATGGCAAAGCTATAACGGAGGCTTCTGGTAATGTTTCAATAGATAAAATTAAAAGTATAGCAGAAACTGGAGTAGATTATATATCATGTGGGGCTCTTACACATTCAGTTAAGGCACTAGATATAAGCATGAAAAATCTTATAATAAAAAAATAA